From one Streptomyces mobaraensis genomic stretch:
- a CDS encoding response regulator transcription factor, with amino-acid sequence MSETSAEPSSPPVRVLLAEDQSMVREALAALLDLEADIEVVAQVARGDEVVEAARRARPDVALLDIEMPGLTGLEAAALLGREAPEVRIVILTTFGRPGYLRRAMEAGASAFLVKDAPAAQLADAVRRVLRGERVIDPALAAAALAAGADPLTERERSVLRASADGSTNAELAKRLHLSHGTVRNYLSTAIQKTGARNRADAVRIAREKGWL; translated from the coding sequence ATGAGCGAAACCTCCGCCGAGCCGTCCTCCCCACCGGTCCGCGTCCTCCTCGCCGAGGACCAGTCCATGGTCCGCGAGGCGCTCGCCGCGCTGCTGGACCTGGAGGCGGACATCGAGGTCGTCGCGCAGGTGGCGCGGGGGGACGAGGTGGTGGAGGCGGCCCGGCGGGCGCGGCCCGACGTGGCACTGCTCGACATCGAGATGCCCGGGCTGACCGGCCTGGAGGCGGCGGCGCTGCTGGGACGGGAGGCACCGGAGGTACGGATCGTCATCCTCACGACGTTCGGCCGCCCCGGCTATCTGCGCCGGGCGATGGAGGCGGGCGCGTCCGCCTTCCTGGTCAAGGACGCCCCGGCGGCCCAGCTGGCGGACGCCGTACGCCGGGTGCTGCGCGGCGAGCGGGTCATCGACCCGGCGCTCGCGGCGGCGGCCCTCGCCGCGGGGGCGGACCCGCTGACCGAGCGCGAACGGTCGGTGCTGCGCGCCTCGGCCGACGGGTCGACCAACGCCGAACTGGCGAAGCGGCTCCACCTGTCGCACGGGACCGTCCGCAACTACCTGTCGACGGCGATCCAGAAGACGGGGGCGCGGAACCGGGCCGACGCGGTGCGCATCGCGCGGGAGAAGGGGTGGCTCTGA
- a CDS encoding sensor histidine kinase, with protein MDGNGDMMIGRAPETRRQVLVKSCWTVLYLTYLVYAVADLTGGRHSPTATAFGWCGLSAFLAGYLYLLFGPRSGDVANRGQLGVLAGLYVLSLLMVATLGGPWLTLLVYVSISSAVLLPVRLAARAIAAIGATVLALGLLSGHADSGLFMVLTATLLGGGAMTAVVQMGRTMRELREARAAVAQLAANEERLRLARDLHDLLGHSLSLITLKSELAGRMLPDRPEQAAQQVADIERVSRQALVDVREAVTGFRRPTLEGELAGARTALAAAGITADLTRAGTGHPDLAPDAEGALAWALREAVTNTVRHSGARRCEVSLTESGDELRLTVTDDGQGPQCPHGNGLTGLAERLALADGRLETGRGPRGGFRLRACVPLVRAAPETPAPAETPERAS; from the coding sequence ATGGACGGAAACGGTGACATGATGATCGGCAGGGCCCCGGAGACCCGGCGGCAGGTCCTGGTCAAGTCCTGCTGGACCGTCCTGTACCTCACCTATCTGGTATACGCGGTCGCCGACCTCACCGGCGGCCGGCACTCGCCGACCGCCACCGCGTTCGGCTGGTGCGGGCTCTCCGCCTTCCTCGCCGGCTACCTGTATCTCCTCTTCGGCCCCCGGTCGGGCGACGTCGCCAACCGGGGGCAGCTGGGCGTCCTGGCCGGGCTGTACGTCCTGTCCCTGCTCATGGTGGCGACGCTCGGCGGCCCCTGGCTCACCCTGCTCGTCTACGTCTCCATCTCCAGCGCCGTCCTGCTGCCGGTCCGCCTGGCGGCCCGGGCCATCGCCGCGATCGGCGCCACCGTCCTGGCCCTCGGCCTGCTCAGCGGCCACGCGGACAGCGGCCTGTTCATGGTGCTCACGGCCACGCTGCTCGGCGGCGGGGCGATGACGGCCGTCGTCCAGATGGGCCGCACCATGCGCGAACTCCGCGAGGCACGGGCCGCCGTCGCCCAGCTCGCCGCCAACGAGGAGCGCCTCCGCCTCGCCCGCGACCTGCACGACCTGCTCGGCCACTCCCTCTCGCTCATCACCCTCAAGAGCGAGCTCGCCGGCCGGATGCTGCCGGACCGCCCCGAGCAGGCCGCCCAGCAGGTCGCCGACATCGAACGCGTCAGCCGGCAGGCCCTCGTCGACGTCCGCGAGGCCGTCACCGGTTTCCGCCGCCCCACCCTGGAGGGCGAACTCGCCGGCGCCCGGACGGCCCTCGCCGCCGCCGGCATCACCGCCGACCTCACCCGGGCCGGCACCGGCCACCCCGACCTCGCCCCCGACGCCGAGGGCGCCCTCGCCTGGGCCCTCCGCGAGGCCGTCACCAACACCGTCCGGCACAGCGGCGCCCGCCGCTGCGAGGTCTCCCTCACCGAGAGCGGCGACGAACTCCGCCTCACCGTCACCGACGACGGCCAGGGCCCCCAGTGCCCGCACGGCAACGGCCTCACCGGCCTCGCCGAACGCCTCGCCCTCGCCGACGGCCGCCTCGAAACCGGCCGCGGCCCCCGCGGCGGCTTCCGCCTCCGCGCCTGCGTCCCCCTGGTCCGCGCGGCACCGGAGACACCGGCCCCGGCGGAGACGCCGGAACGCGCTTCCTGA
- a CDS encoding ABC transporter permease gives MNTLIRLEVSRTLRNKKFMFFSVLYPAALYLLIASGAKSDEKLGDTGLTFPVLYMVSMATFGAITAVLIGNAERIAKEREKGWVRQLRLTSLPGRGYVTAKIASAAVVSLPGILVVFAIAAAAKGVRLEAWQWLALTGSIWAGSCVFAALGVAIGYLATGDAVRPIVMIVYFGLAALGGLWMPSATFPHWLQTIAEYVPTHAYAGLGQAIERGDAPGARDVLLLVGYLALFSGAAAWLYRKDTHKA, from the coding sequence ATGAACACCCTGATCCGGCTGGAAGTCTCGCGCACCCTGCGCAACAAGAAGTTCATGTTCTTCTCGGTGCTCTATCCGGCGGCGCTCTACCTGCTGATCGCGTCCGGGGCGAAGAGCGACGAGAAGCTGGGCGACACCGGGCTGACCTTCCCGGTGCTGTACATGGTCTCCATGGCCACCTTCGGCGCCATCACGGCCGTCCTCATCGGCAACGCCGAGCGCATCGCCAAGGAGCGCGAGAAGGGCTGGGTGCGCCAGCTGCGGCTGACCTCGCTGCCGGGCCGCGGCTATGTGACCGCGAAGATCGCCTCGGCCGCCGTGGTCTCCCTGCCGGGCATCCTCGTGGTGTTCGCCATCGCGGCCGCGGCCAAGGGCGTGCGCCTGGAGGCGTGGCAGTGGCTGGCCCTGACCGGTTCCATCTGGGCCGGCAGCTGCGTCTTCGCGGCGCTCGGCGTGGCCATCGGCTACCTGGCCACCGGTGACGCCGTCCGTCCCATCGTGATGATCGTCTACTTCGGCCTGGCCGCCCTCGGCGGTCTGTGGATGCCCTCCGCGACCTTCCCGCACTGGCTCCAGACGATCGCCGAATACGTTCCCACCCACGCCTACGCCGGACTCGGCCAGGCCATCGAGCGCGGCGACGCGCCGGGCGCCCGGGACGTCCTGCTGCTCGTCGGCTACCTCGCGCTGTTCAGCGGCGCCGCGGCCTGGCTGTACCGCAAGGACACCCACAAGGCGTGA